AGGCCGTTGAGCTCGCACCAGTGATGCGTTGACATCATTTAGGTGATGCGTTAGCATCATTTATGCGTACGACCATCGATCTCGACGACGCGCTCCTTCAGCGTCTCCGTGACACCGCCCACCGCGAAGGCGTGCCGTTCAAGGCGCTGCTGCATCGGGTGATTCTTCGCGGCCTCGACGAAGCCCCCTCGGTCGCCCCGACGCACTACGAGCCTCGCTCGTACAGCATGGGCCCGATACGAGAGGGCTACGATCTCGTGAAAGCCCGGTGGATCGTGGACGATCTCGAAGACGAAGAGATCATTCGGAAAATGAACGAGGGGCGCTGAGGGGTGATTGTCCCGGACGTCAACCTGCTGGTGTACACGCTCAATCGTGACAGCCCGCAGTGCACTCGTGCGCGTGATTGGTGGCGCACGCTGCTCAACGGCGACGAGCCTGTCGGTCTCACCTGGGTGACCGTGATGGGCGTCGTACGCATCAGCACGAACCCGCGGATTTTTCGCTCGCCGCTCGCGCTTGTTGACGTCATCGGGAACGTCGATGAATGGTTCTCGCAGCCAGTGGTGAGTACGCTGGAACCTGGCGCGCGCCATTGGGCGATCATGCGCACGCTGCTGGCCGAAGCCGGCCGTGGCGGCAACCTCACCACCGACGCGCATCTCGCCGCACTCTGCATCGAACGCGGCGCCACGCTGCACAGCGCCGATGGCGACTTCGCGCGCTTTCGCGGACTGCGCTACGAGAACCCGCTGCGCTGAACTCGGCCGCGCCGACTACAACCCAGCGCCGTTCCCCGCGCT
This region of Gemmatimonas groenlandica genomic DNA includes:
- a CDS encoding type II toxin-antitoxin system VapC family toxin — translated: MIVPDVNLLVYTLNRDSPQCTRARDWWRTLLNGDEPVGLTWVTVMGVVRISTNPRIFRSPLALVDVIGNVDEWFSQPVVSTLEPGARHWAIMRTLLAEAGRGGNLTTDAHLAALCIERGATLHSADGDFARFRGLRYENPLR